The Solea solea chromosome 19, fSolSol10.1, whole genome shotgun sequence genome has a window encoding:
- the rassf6 gene encoding ras association domain-containing protein 6 isoform X1 encodes MRPAGQLMKTEMNPAALRPVIRAGDGRTLSRAEFLSLLNTYNCFLKDQTQLHLGFCQAADGEVVVEGFLNICWGVRRPIRLKIQDDKQMLPFVPVIVPLIPLDPAGPLSPVSPLENKRGMTRWGEYADLHQIDEISETAQETVVTCPLPGPVVYETTTLRPVRQKNAELEDESNLFRCMSDASLVKRRRGRGKTAAQREKERQHRFSINGHFYNYKTSIFTPSFGTATKVRISSRMNTNQVIEELLNKFKIENDPQEFSLYCVHQSGEKKKLGNRDQPLWERILQGPSDDIMKIFLMDMDEREVSNDVAQYLNLELPILKQILLKLREEEHREIQRVVEKYHKHHRLLSRMLSSKVLPHIETSV; translated from the exons ATGAGACCGGCTGGTCAG CTGATGAAAACAGAGATGAACCCAGCAGCTCTGCGCCCAGTGATCCGAGCAGGAGATGGAAGGACACTGTCCAG agcaGAGTTCCTCTCACTGCTCAACACCTACAACTGCTTCCTGAAGGACCAGACGCAGCTGCACCTCGGTTTCTGTCAG GCAGCTGATGGAGAGGTGGTCGTGGAAGGATTCCTGAATATCTGCTGGGGCGTACGGAGGCCGATCAGGCTGAAAATACAGGACGACAAACAGATGCTTCCCTTTGTCCCTGTGATTGTCCCTCTGATCCCACTGGACCCCGCCGGTCCACTCAGTCCAGTCAGTCCACTCGAAAACAAGAG gGGAATGACACGGTGGGGAGAATACGCCGACCTTCACCAGATAGACGAGATTTCTGAGACGGCACAGGAAACCGTCGTCACCTGTCCTCTGCCAG GCCCCGTCGTTTACGAGACCACCACGCTGCGTCCCGTGAGGCAGAAGAACGCAGAGCTGGAGGACGAGTCCAACCTGTTCCGCTGCATGAGCGACGCCTCGCTGGtcaagaggaggagaggcagaggaAAGACAGCCGcgcagagagagaaggagagacagCATCGCTTCTCCATCAACGGACACTTCTACAACTATAAG ACCTCAATCTTCACTCCGTCCTTCGGTACCGCGACGAAAGTTCGTATCTCCAGCAGGATGAACACAAACCAGGTCATTGAAGAGCTACTGAACAAGTTCAAG ATAGAGAACGACCCGCAGGAGTTTTCTCTCTACTGTGTTCACCAGAGTGGAG aAAAGAAGAAGCTCGGTAACAGAGATCAGCCTCTGTGGGAGCGAATACTGCAGGGACcctctgatgacatcatgaagATCTTTCTGATGGACATGGACGAACGGGAAGTCAGCAACGAC GTAGCCCAGTATCTGAACTTGGAGCTTCCGATCCTGAAGCAGATTCTACTGAAactcagagaggaggagcacagAGAGATCCAGAGGGTCGTAGAGAA GTATCACAAGCATCACAGACTCCTGTCCCGTATGTTGAGCTCCAAGGTGTTGCCTCATATTGAGACCAGTGTCTGA
- the rassf6 gene encoding ras association domain-containing protein 6 isoform X2 has protein sequence MKTEMNPAALRPVIRAGDGRTLSRAEFLSLLNTYNCFLKDQTQLHLGFCQAADGEVVVEGFLNICWGVRRPIRLKIQDDKQMLPFVPVIVPLIPLDPAGPLSPVSPLENKRGMTRWGEYADLHQIDEISETAQETVVTCPLPGPVVYETTTLRPVRQKNAELEDESNLFRCMSDASLVKRRRGRGKTAAQREKERQHRFSINGHFYNYKTSIFTPSFGTATKVRISSRMNTNQVIEELLNKFKIENDPQEFSLYCVHQSGEKKKLGNRDQPLWERILQGPSDDIMKIFLMDMDEREVSNDVAQYLNLELPILKQILLKLREEEHREIQRVVEKYHKHHRLLSRMLSSKVLPHIETSV, from the exons ATGAAAACAGAGATGAACCCAGCAGCTCTGCGCCCAGTGATCCGAGCAGGAGATGGAAGGACACTGTCCAG agcaGAGTTCCTCTCACTGCTCAACACCTACAACTGCTTCCTGAAGGACCAGACGCAGCTGCACCTCGGTTTCTGTCAG GCAGCTGATGGAGAGGTGGTCGTGGAAGGATTCCTGAATATCTGCTGGGGCGTACGGAGGCCGATCAGGCTGAAAATACAGGACGACAAACAGATGCTTCCCTTTGTCCCTGTGATTGTCCCTCTGATCCCACTGGACCCCGCCGGTCCACTCAGTCCAGTCAGTCCACTCGAAAACAAGAG gGGAATGACACGGTGGGGAGAATACGCCGACCTTCACCAGATAGACGAGATTTCTGAGACGGCACAGGAAACCGTCGTCACCTGTCCTCTGCCAG GCCCCGTCGTTTACGAGACCACCACGCTGCGTCCCGTGAGGCAGAAGAACGCAGAGCTGGAGGACGAGTCCAACCTGTTCCGCTGCATGAGCGACGCCTCGCTGGtcaagaggaggagaggcagaggaAAGACAGCCGcgcagagagagaaggagagacagCATCGCTTCTCCATCAACGGACACTTCTACAACTATAAG ACCTCAATCTTCACTCCGTCCTTCGGTACCGCGACGAAAGTTCGTATCTCCAGCAGGATGAACACAAACCAGGTCATTGAAGAGCTACTGAACAAGTTCAAG ATAGAGAACGACCCGCAGGAGTTTTCTCTCTACTGTGTTCACCAGAGTGGAG aAAAGAAGAAGCTCGGTAACAGAGATCAGCCTCTGTGGGAGCGAATACTGCAGGGACcctctgatgacatcatgaagATCTTTCTGATGGACATGGACGAACGGGAAGTCAGCAACGAC GTAGCCCAGTATCTGAACTTGGAGCTTCCGATCCTGAAGCAGATTCTACTGAAactcagagaggaggagcacagAGAGATCCAGAGGGTCGTAGAGAA GTATCACAAGCATCACAGACTCCTGTCCCGTATGTTGAGCTCCAAGGTGTTGCCTCATATTGAGACCAGTGTCTGA